A region from the Aegilops tauschii subsp. strangulata cultivar AL8/78 chromosome 5, Aet v6.0, whole genome shotgun sequence genome encodes:
- the LOC109746229 gene encoding uncharacterized protein isoform X9 yields MKERCVQIIDGKELLMGRTYTDNHHVKKVKQLNDWKYVTTLPSRTNQPFERHYVLGEQKLLGRHLGGFFVLLRRHHCNLNKGLFLQGMREMKMDCVNIKKESIDEGVKTMLVEEAKIHRGLYNNNSTSIYTIITKTKRPVATHEHFTSIYCIPTLLCLKPFKRVHRSIKISTQRKGNRICKKQNSL; encoded by the exons ATGAAAG AGCGTTGTGTGCAGATAATTGACGGGAAGGAGCTCCTGATGGGAAGGACATACACTGACAATCATCATGTGAAGAAG GTCAAGCAATTGAATGATTGGAAATATGTAACTACATTACCATCTCGGACTAATCAACCATTTGAAAGACATTATGTGCTCGGGGAG CAAAAACTTTTGGGCAGACACCTTGGTGGTTTTTTCGTACTATTAAGGAGGCACCATTGCAACCTGAACAAG GGTTTATTTTTGCAGGGTATGAGAGAGATGAAGATGGATTGTGTCAACATTAAAAAAGAATCCATTGACGAGGGTGTTAAGACGATGTTGGTAGAAGAGGCCAAAATTCACCGAGGTTTATACAATAATAACAGTACGAGTATATATACAATCATAACAAAAACTAAAAGGCCTGTGGCAACGCATGAGCATTTTACTagtatctactgtattccaactttgctATGTCTCAAACCCTTCAAAAGAGTCCATAgatccatcaaaataagcacacaacgcaaaggaAACAGAATatgtaaaaaacagaacagtttgtag